One genomic segment of Microbacterium sp. ProA8 includes these proteins:
- a CDS encoding DUF1593 domain-containing protein, translating to MTSPAPFASTIPRPRTIVTADPELDDLNSMIRFLLYGNEVEIEGLIYASSRFHWRGDGAGTTFFLPDREYDEPQTSWRWAPGERFIDDAVDAYAEAHANLVAHDPRFPSPERLRSVIREGNVDFEGDTSAETPGSRLIADVLLDDRPGPVFLQLWAGPSTVARALRSIEERFRDTPEWEAVHAAVSAKAVITKFASQDGTFDDYIAPVWPGIRVIEVATLAWGYMARWTVPAADHRLLSAEWMRDNVTSVGPLGALYRVWGDGRQMVPGDMTDYFHLSGLSADELRAQGYKVWIDPQPAGEWISEGDSTNMLNLLIPGLRGHEHPSYGGWGGRYEQTSEGADTWGLADAAFDPGGGWANSRPRGDEGSVVRWFADAQADFAARLRWSVTPRFEDANHHPALAIEQGIDLRVAAGQDVRLSARVDDPDGDDVQVRWWIYGEAGTTDAALAAVDGPETTVQVPADAHAGDTIHVIAEASDDAAEYPLKAYQRVVLTVTAA from the coding sequence ATGACGTCGCCCGCACCGTTCGCGTCGACGATTCCCCGGCCGCGGACGATCGTCACCGCCGATCCGGAGCTCGACGACCTGAACTCGATGATCCGGTTCCTGCTCTACGGCAACGAGGTCGAGATCGAGGGCCTGATCTACGCGAGCAGCCGGTTCCACTGGCGGGGCGACGGAGCGGGCACGACCTTCTTCCTTCCCGACCGCGAGTACGACGAGCCGCAGACGTCATGGCGGTGGGCGCCCGGCGAGAGGTTCATCGACGACGCGGTCGACGCGTACGCGGAGGCGCACGCGAATCTCGTCGCGCACGACCCGCGCTTCCCGAGCCCCGAGCGGCTGCGGTCGGTGATCCGCGAGGGCAACGTCGACTTCGAGGGCGACACCTCTGCCGAGACGCCCGGGTCGCGTCTCATCGCCGACGTGCTGCTGGACGATCGCCCCGGGCCCGTCTTCCTGCAGCTGTGGGCGGGGCCGAGCACCGTCGCCCGTGCGCTGCGGTCGATCGAGGAGCGGTTCCGCGACACCCCTGAGTGGGAAGCCGTGCACGCCGCCGTGTCGGCGAAGGCGGTCATCACCAAGTTCGCCTCGCAGGACGGTACGTTCGACGATTACATCGCGCCCGTGTGGCCCGGCATCCGGGTGATCGAGGTCGCCACGCTCGCGTGGGGCTACATGGCACGCTGGACCGTCCCCGCCGCCGATCACCGGCTGCTGAGCGCCGAGTGGATGCGCGACAACGTCACGAGCGTCGGCCCGCTCGGCGCGCTGTACCGCGTCTGGGGCGATGGGCGGCAGATGGTGCCGGGCGACATGACCGACTACTTCCACCTGTCGGGACTGTCCGCCGACGAGCTCCGCGCGCAGGGGTACAAGGTGTGGATCGACCCGCAGCCCGCGGGCGAGTGGATCTCGGAGGGCGACAGCACGAACATGCTGAACCTGCTGATTCCCGGCCTGCGCGGGCACGAGCATCCGTCGTACGGCGGGTGGGGCGGCAGGTATGAGCAGACGTCGGAGGGTGCCGACACCTGGGGTCTCGCCGACGCGGCCTTCGATCCCGGCGGCGGTTGGGCGAACAGTCGTCCCCGCGGCGACGAGGGGTCGGTGGTGCGCTGGTTCGCCGATGCGCAGGCCGACTTCGCCGCGCGCCTGCGCTGGAGCGTCACGCCCCGCTTCGAAGACGCCAACCACCACCCGGCGCTCGCGATCGAGCAGGGCATCGACCTCCGCGTCGCAGCGGGCCAGGACGTGCGGCTGTCGGCGCGGGTCGACGATCCCGACGGCGACGACGTGCAGGTGCGCTGGTGGATCTACGGGGAGGCAGGGACGACGGATGCCGCGCTCGCCGCCGTCGACGGGCCCGAGACGACCGTGCAGGTACCGGCCGACGCGCACGCAGGTGACACGATCCACGTCATCGCCGAGGCGTCGGACGACGCCGCCGAGTACCCGCTCAAGGCGTACCAGCGCGTGGTCCTCACCGTCACCGCCGCCTAG
- a CDS encoding FCD domain-containing protein, with protein sequence MPAYPDDRSAEITAALGALPSGTPVSEVARRLMDLFTTGDLEAGTRLPPERQLASTLGVGRSAVREALAALEILGIVDVRPGSGTYLRGTASELLPQTLRWGLLIGSKNTAELLELRSGLEIYVARLAAGRAAASDLSSLSGSLSRMRGGVSDLKAFARADLDFHNALATAAGNDTLVDLLHVVRSLLQVYADRAVHDDAEARIAVDEHAAVFRAIEAGDEDAAASAMATHMATASQRLAAEAAP encoded by the coding sequence ATGCCCGCCTACCCCGACGACCGCTCGGCCGAGATCACCGCCGCGCTCGGCGCGCTGCCCAGCGGTACGCCGGTGTCGGAGGTCGCCCGTCGCCTGATGGACCTCTTCACGACCGGCGACCTCGAAGCCGGCACGCGGCTGCCCCCCGAGCGGCAGCTCGCCTCGACGCTGGGCGTGGGGCGTTCGGCGGTCCGCGAGGCCCTCGCCGCACTCGAGATCCTGGGCATCGTGGACGTCCGCCCCGGCTCGGGTACCTACCTTCGCGGCACGGCCAGCGAACTGCTGCCGCAGACGCTCCGCTGGGGGCTGCTCATCGGCAGCAAGAACACCGCAGAGCTGCTCGAACTGCGCTCGGGGCTCGAGATCTACGTCGCCCGGCTGGCCGCCGGCCGGGCCGCGGCATCCGATCTGTCCTCCCTGTCGGGCTCGCTCTCCCGCATGCGCGGCGGCGTCAGCGACCTGAAGGCCTTCGCCCGGGCCGACCTCGACTTCCACAACGCGCTCGCGACCGCGGCCGGCAACGACACGCTCGTCGACCTGCTGCACGTCGTGCGCTCGCTGCTGCAGGTGTACGCCGACCGTGCAGTGCACGACGACGCCGAGGCGCGCATCGCCGTCGACGAGCACGCTGCCGTCTTCCGGGCCATCGAGGCGGGGGACGAGGATGCCGCGGCCTCCGCCATGGCGACCCACATGGCGACCGCGTCGCAGCGCCTCGCCGCCGAAGCCGCTCCCTGA
- a CDS encoding D-arabinono-1,4-lactone oxidase codes for MPRNWAGTYEYTAPRIVDATSVDDVRRVLREPGRVRALGTRHSFTDLPDTTGTLVDVTGFAAEFELDEAARTVTVPAGIRYGVLAVWLDDRGWALRNMGSLPHINVGGATATGTHGSGDANPVLSASVRALRYVGADAEVHEVRRGDPDFDALVVGLGAYGIVVSLTLDIEPAFRVRQDIYTGVSWDAALAHYDELTSAGYSVSVFSRWEEPSVGYVWIKTRLDADDDLVPDTIFDGVRALTGDSPLGVEDNVTELAGVPGPWMLRLPHFRLDAQPSFGDEIQSEYFVARADAPAALNAVRALGDGIRPHLIWTELRTAAADELWLSPAYRRDVVIIHFTWFNHPDEVAAALGRIEAALEPFDARPHWGKLHGFDRAAMERVHPRLADARAVFERLDPDGRFTNAHLERVGVRERR; via the coding sequence ATGCCGCGCAATTGGGCTGGAACCTATGAGTACACCGCGCCGCGGATCGTCGACGCGACGTCGGTCGACGACGTGCGCCGCGTGCTCCGCGAGCCGGGGCGCGTCCGTGCCCTGGGCACGCGCCATTCGTTCACCGATCTGCCCGACACGACCGGCACGCTCGTCGACGTGACCGGGTTCGCCGCCGAGTTCGAGCTCGACGAGGCCGCGCGGACGGTGACGGTGCCCGCCGGCATCCGCTACGGCGTGCTGGCGGTGTGGCTCGACGACCGCGGCTGGGCGCTGCGCAACATGGGGTCGCTCCCGCACATCAACGTCGGCGGCGCGACCGCCACGGGCACGCACGGATCGGGCGATGCGAATCCGGTGCTCTCGGCATCCGTCCGCGCCCTGCGCTACGTCGGCGCCGACGCCGAGGTGCACGAGGTGCGCCGGGGGGATCCCGACTTCGACGCGCTCGTCGTCGGTCTCGGCGCCTACGGCATCGTCGTGTCGCTGACGCTCGACATCGAGCCCGCCTTCCGCGTCCGTCAGGACATCTACACCGGCGTGAGCTGGGATGCCGCGCTCGCCCATTACGACGAGCTCACCTCGGCCGGCTACAGCGTGTCGGTGTTCTCCCGGTGGGAGGAGCCGTCGGTCGGCTACGTGTGGATCAAGACGCGCCTCGACGCCGACGACGACCTCGTGCCCGACACGATCTTCGACGGCGTGCGCGCGCTCACCGGCGACTCGCCGCTCGGGGTCGAGGACAACGTCACCGAACTCGCCGGCGTCCCGGGGCCCTGGATGCTGCGGCTGCCGCACTTCCGCCTCGACGCCCAGCCCTCGTTCGGCGACGAGATCCAGAGCGAGTACTTCGTCGCCCGCGCCGATGCGCCCGCCGCGCTGAACGCGGTGCGCGCGCTCGGTGACGGCATCCGTCCTCACCTCATCTGGACCGAGCTGCGCACCGCCGCCGCCGACGAGCTGTGGCTGAGCCCGGCCTACCGCCGCGACGTCGTGATCATCCACTTCACGTGGTTCAACCACCCGGACGAGGTCGCTGCCGCGCTCGGGCGCATCGAGGCGGCGCTCGAGCCGTTCGACGCGCGGCCGCACTGGGGCAAGCTGCACGGCTTCGACCGTGCCGCGATGGAGCGGGTCCACCCGCGGCTGGCCGATGCCCGCGCCGTCTTCGAGCGTCTCGACCCCGACGGGCGGTTCACCAACGCGCACCTCGAGCGCGTCGGGGTGCGCGAGCGGCGCTGA
- a CDS encoding glycoside hydrolase family 3 C-terminal domain-containing protein, translating into MTDIATHPDAVRHLAPLLDRLTLEQKAALVQGADFWTTVPLPEIGLRAMTLSDGPAGVRGPRWDEREPSLNLPSGSALAASWDVDLAYRYGAAAASEARRKGVDVVLGPTINLHRSPLGGRHFECFSEDPELSAELAAAYVRGLQDNGVAATPKHYVANDSETDRFTVDVQVGERALRELYLAPFERAVEAGAWTLMSAYNAVDGVTMSENDLLETPLNSEWGFDGVVISDWTAVRSLDAVPAAQDLAMPGPAPAWADLVAAIRDGRLNEADLDRKVLRLLLLAERVGALGDAAPIEPAPLDGPAFARAAAIEGTVLLRNEGVLPVDAASLGRVAVIGQNAREARTQGGGSATVIPEAVVSPLDAIRAALPGADVRYEIGAVVQEGVADIPLAHLRNPATGEAGMRVAFFDADGTELFAENRRSTALVWFGGDAPIAASATVVFETLYTPAESGDIELGFAGANPGRLFVDERLVLDDAPVIEGSDLGAAFLNPPSLTATVAVEAGRETAVRVEFTRAAAGALSGALSATLGIAPERTDPAALIARAAAEAAASDIAIVVVGTNAKVESEGYDRTSLDLPGHQDDLVRAVAATGTPTVVVVNAGSPVVLPWADDVAAVVQGYFGGQEFGHAIADVLTGAAEPGGRLPTTWPAALADVPVTEVVPTDGRLEYREGLHIGYRAWLKTDAEPAFPFGHGLGYTTWSWGAAHRQGDTLEVTLTNTGDRAGKQVVQVYAERAGSAVERPVRWLVGFATVQAEPGETVTARIAVPERRLAHWDGEWVIEPGEYTLRAGASVADLPLSTPWKMG; encoded by the coding sequence ATGACCGACATCGCCACGCACCCCGACGCGGTGCGCCACCTCGCTCCCCTGCTCGATCGCCTGACGCTCGAGCAGAAGGCGGCGCTCGTGCAGGGAGCCGACTTCTGGACCACCGTCCCGCTTCCCGAGATCGGGCTGCGTGCGATGACCCTGTCGGACGGCCCCGCGGGCGTCCGCGGCCCGCGGTGGGACGAGCGCGAGCCGTCGCTGAACCTGCCGTCGGGGTCGGCGCTGGCGGCGTCGTGGGACGTGGACCTGGCGTACCGGTACGGGGCGGCCGCGGCATCCGAAGCCCGCCGCAAGGGTGTCGACGTCGTGCTCGGCCCGACGATCAACCTGCATCGCTCTCCCCTCGGCGGCCGCCACTTCGAGTGCTTCAGCGAAGACCCGGAGCTCAGCGCGGAGCTCGCCGCCGCCTACGTGCGCGGCCTGCAGGACAACGGCGTCGCGGCGACTCCGAAGCACTATGTCGCCAACGACTCCGAGACCGACCGCTTCACCGTCGACGTCCAGGTCGGCGAGCGGGCGCTGCGGGAGCTCTACCTCGCGCCGTTCGAACGCGCGGTCGAGGCGGGCGCCTGGACCCTCATGAGCGCCTACAACGCGGTCGACGGCGTCACGATGAGCGAGAACGACCTGCTCGAGACGCCGCTCAACTCCGAGTGGGGCTTCGACGGCGTCGTGATCAGCGACTGGACCGCGGTCCGCTCGCTCGACGCGGTGCCCGCCGCGCAGGACCTCGCGATGCCCGGCCCCGCCCCCGCATGGGCCGACCTCGTCGCGGCGATCCGCGACGGGCGGCTGAACGAGGCAGACCTCGACCGCAAGGTGCTGCGCCTGCTGCTGCTCGCGGAGCGGGTCGGCGCACTCGGCGACGCCGCCCCGATCGAGCCCGCCCCGCTCGACGGCCCCGCCTTCGCGCGCGCCGCCGCGATCGAGGGCACCGTGCTGCTGCGCAACGAGGGCGTTCTTCCCGTGGATGCCGCCTCGCTCGGTCGCGTCGCCGTGATCGGTCAGAACGCGCGCGAGGCCCGGACGCAGGGCGGGGGAAGCGCCACGGTGATCCCCGAAGCCGTGGTCTCGCCGCTCGACGCGATCCGCGCCGCCCTTCCGGGCGCCGACGTGCGGTACGAGATCGGCGCCGTCGTGCAGGAGGGCGTCGCCGACATCCCGCTGGCACACCTGCGCAACCCGGCGACGGGCGAGGCCGGCATGCGCGTCGCGTTCTTCGACGCCGACGGCACCGAGCTCTTCGCCGAGAATCGCCGCTCGACCGCCCTGGTCTGGTTCGGCGGCGACGCCCCCATCGCGGCGAGCGCGACCGTCGTGTTCGAGACGCTGTACACCCCCGCGGAGTCCGGCGACATCGAGCTCGGCTTCGCCGGCGCGAACCCGGGCCGGCTGTTCGTCGACGAGCGCCTCGTGCTCGACGACGCACCCGTGATCGAGGGCTCCGACCTGGGCGCCGCGTTCCTCAACCCGCCGTCCCTCACCGCGACGGTGGCCGTCGAAGCCGGCCGCGAGACGGCCGTGCGGGTGGAGTTCACGCGCGCCGCCGCCGGTGCGCTGTCGGGCGCGCTCAGCGCCACGCTCGGCATCGCCCCCGAGCGCACCGATCCCGCAGCGCTCATCGCCCGTGCGGCGGCCGAGGCCGCGGCATCCGATATCGCCATCGTCGTGGTCGGCACCAACGCGAAGGTCGAGTCGGAGGGCTACGACCGCACCAGCCTCGACCTGCCCGGCCACCAGGACGACCTGGTGCGCGCGGTCGCGGCGACCGGCACGCCGACGGTCGTCGTGGTCAACGCGGGCTCGCCCGTCGTGCTCCCGTGGGCCGACGACGTCGCGGCGGTGGTGCAGGGCTACTTCGGCGGGCAGGAGTTCGGGCACGCGATCGCCGACGTGCTCACCGGCGCCGCCGAGCCCGGCGGTCGCCTGCCCACGACGTGGCCGGCCGCGCTCGCGGACGTGCCCGTCACCGAGGTGGTGCCCACCGACGGCCGCCTCGAGTACCGCGAGGGCCTGCACATCGGCTATCGCGCGTGGCTGAAGACGGATGCCGAGCCGGCGTTCCCGTTCGGCCACGGCCTCGGCTACACGACCTGGTCGTGGGGTGCGGCGCACCGCCAGGGCGACACCCTCGAGGTGACGCTCACGAACACCGGCGATCGCGCCGGCAAGCAGGTCGTGCAGGTGTATGCCGAGCGGGCCGGCTCCGCGGTGGAGCGCCCCGTGCGCTGGCTCGTCGGGTTCGCGACCGTGCAGGCCGAGCCGGGCGAGACCGTCACCGCGCGGATCGCGGTGCCGGAGCGACGCCTCGCGCACTGGGACGGCGAATGGGTCATCGAGCCCGGCGAGTACACGCTGCGCGCCGGCGCCTCGGTCGCCGACCTGCCGCTGTCCACACCGTGGAAGATGGGCTGA
- a CDS encoding serine hydrolase domain-containing protein: MKDLTSERLQGRADERLGEIVARLDGYLAADPDLSFQVAAFHDGVAVLDAWGGPHLAEDSVMVPYSVTKNTIGLSVGLLVERGELDLDERVAHYWPEFAAKGKGAVTVRQLLSHQAGIPQATPPLTWEELLDHHAAAERLAASPPFWHPGSAFGYHAVTIGNLGDELVFRVTGRTLHEFYEQEIRAPHGIDFFLGLPAGHEDRLVPVLPMIRPVSDTTAMQPTAIGLHTWVTPGPQVDLANEEASWRYGHPSGSGTGTARGLARLFAAAVTGVDGNAPFLSADTVWQIGQQQVHGIDEVLGLPDRAHAIVFQKSTSTVAFGGPRAFGHDGAMGALACVDPDTGIAFAWTIARGAWPGGADPRAAALAAELGRILPA; encoded by the coding sequence ATGAAGGACCTCACCTCCGAGCGGCTGCAGGGCCGCGCCGACGAGCGCCTCGGCGAGATCGTCGCCCGCCTCGACGGCTACCTCGCCGCAGACCCGGATCTGTCGTTCCAGGTGGCCGCATTCCACGACGGCGTCGCAGTACTGGATGCCTGGGGCGGCCCGCACCTCGCCGAGGACTCGGTGATGGTGCCGTACTCGGTCACGAAGAACACCATCGGCCTCTCCGTCGGGCTTCTGGTGGAGCGCGGCGAGCTCGACCTCGACGAACGCGTCGCGCACTACTGGCCCGAGTTCGCCGCGAAGGGCAAGGGCGCCGTCACGGTGCGTCAGCTGCTGTCGCACCAGGCGGGCATCCCGCAGGCGACCCCTCCCCTCACCTGGGAGGAGCTGCTGGATCATCACGCCGCGGCCGAGCGGCTCGCCGCCAGCCCGCCGTTCTGGCACCCCGGCTCGGCCTTCGGCTATCACGCCGTCACGATCGGCAACCTCGGCGACGAGCTCGTCTTCCGCGTGACCGGCCGCACGCTGCACGAGTTCTACGAGCAGGAGATCCGCGCTCCGCACGGCATCGACTTCTTCCTCGGCCTGCCGGCCGGCCACGAGGACCGACTGGTGCCGGTCCTGCCGATGATCCGTCCCGTGTCCGACACGACGGCGATGCAGCCGACCGCCATCGGCCTGCACACCTGGGTGACACCGGGGCCGCAGGTCGATCTCGCCAACGAGGAGGCGAGCTGGCGATACGGCCATCCCTCGGGTTCGGGCACCGGCACCGCGCGCGGACTGGCACGCCTCTTCGCCGCCGCCGTGACCGGCGTCGACGGCAACGCGCCGTTCCTCTCCGCCGACACCGTCTGGCAGATCGGCCAGCAGCAGGTGCACGGCATCGACGAAGTGCTGGGGCTGCCGGATCGCGCCCACGCGATCGTCTTCCAGAAGTCGACGTCCACGGTCGCGTTCGGCGGTCCGCGCGCATTCGGCCACGACGGCGCGATGGGCGCGCTGGCCTGCGTCGATCCCGACACCGGCATCGCCTTCGCGTGGACCATCGCGCGGGGCGCATGGCCGGGCGGCGCCGACCCGCGCGCGGCCGCGCTCGCCGCCGAGCTCGGCCGCATCCTGCCGGCCTGA
- a CDS encoding family 43 glycosylhydrolase, translating into MTTLHNPLINGFHPDPSVVAVDGVYYLATSTFEYLPGIPIHRSTDFETWELIGHVATRPGQLGVDAVPTGGGAWAPTIRHHGGVFHLVITDAMGRGMLHFTATDAAGPWSDGDLLRKADGSGTIEGIDPDIAWDAAGTCYVTFSGLQLSGALDPNQPAHLGIQQVRVDLASHRALEEPRSLWSGTGLMFPEAPHLYEIEGAWYLLIAEGGTERGHAISIARGESPTGPFTGAPDNPLVSARSTPRPIQNTGHGDLVRGPDGEWLCVLLGVRPRSGTRAFSALGRETFVTPVTWTGGWPSIAPVELAPREGTHVEIDFSEPLDGEWIAVRRLPADVSALTDGRLVLTADGSTLADPQPVFVGRRQEHLTNEVTVALDVSNGVGGLAVRYDESFRIELEAGGGAITARAVIGGLRQEWAHPLRGGSVALHLASRRPVGGGGMLPTSDVFHLSATVDGERIELARIDGRFLSSEVTESFTGRVIGVYAVAGEVAVSSWVADGDDD; encoded by the coding sequence GTGACGACGCTGCACAACCCGCTGATCAACGGCTTCCACCCCGACCCCTCCGTCGTGGCCGTGGACGGCGTGTACTACCTCGCGACCTCGACGTTCGAGTACCTGCCGGGCATCCCGATCCACCGGTCCACCGACTTCGAGACGTGGGAGCTCATCGGGCACGTCGCGACGCGACCCGGACAGCTCGGCGTGGACGCCGTGCCGACGGGCGGCGGTGCGTGGGCTCCGACGATCCGCCACCACGGCGGCGTGTTCCACCTCGTCATCACCGATGCGATGGGGCGGGGCATGCTGCACTTCACGGCGACGGACGCCGCCGGGCCCTGGAGCGACGGCGACCTCCTGCGGAAGGCGGACGGCTCCGGCACGATCGAGGGCATCGATCCCGACATCGCCTGGGATGCCGCGGGCACCTGCTACGTCACCTTCTCCGGCCTGCAGCTGAGCGGCGCTCTGGATCCGAACCAGCCGGCGCACCTCGGCATCCAGCAGGTGCGGGTGGATCTCGCATCGCATCGGGCCCTCGAAGAGCCGCGCTCGCTCTGGTCGGGCACGGGGCTGATGTTCCCGGAGGCGCCGCACCTCTACGAGATCGAGGGCGCGTGGTATCTCCTGATCGCGGAGGGCGGCACCGAGCGCGGTCACGCCATCTCGATCGCGCGGGGCGAGTCGCCCACCGGGCCGTTCACGGGAGCCCCGGACAACCCGCTCGTCTCGGCCCGGTCGACGCCGCGCCCGATCCAGAACACCGGTCACGGCGACCTCGTGCGCGGCCCCGATGGCGAGTGGCTCTGCGTGCTGCTCGGCGTGCGCCCGCGCAGCGGCACCCGTGCCTTCTCGGCGCTCGGCCGCGAGACCTTCGTGACACCGGTGACCTGGACCGGCGGGTGGCCATCGATCGCGCCGGTGGAGCTCGCCCCGCGTGAGGGCACGCACGTCGAGATCGACTTCTCGGAGCCTCTCGACGGCGAGTGGATCGCGGTCCGCCGGCTGCCGGCCGACGTCTCGGCCCTCACCGACGGACGCCTGGTGCTGACCGCGGACGGCAGCACCCTCGCCGACCCGCAGCCGGTCTTCGTCGGACGCCGTCAGGAGCACCTGACCAACGAGGTCACGGTGGCTCTCGACGTCTCGAACGGCGTCGGCGGGCTCGCGGTCCGGTACGACGAGAGCTTCCGCATCGAGCTCGAGGCCGGTGGCGGGGCGATCACCGCCCGTGCAGTGATCGGCGGCTTGCGGCAGGAATGGGCGCATCCGCTGCGGGGCGGATCGGTCGCCCTCCACCTCGCTTCCCGCAGGCCGGTCGGCGGGGGCGGCATGCTTCCGACCAGCGACGTCTTCCATCTTTCCGCGACCGTCGACGGCGAGCGCATCGAGCTCGCCCGGATCGACGGGCGCTTCCTGTCGTCGGAGGTCACCGAGTCCTTCACCGGCCGCGTCATCGGTGTCTACGCCGTCGCCGGCGAGGTGGCCGTGTCGAGCTGGGTGGCCGACGGCGACGACGACTGA
- a CDS encoding nucleoside hydrolase, with amino-acid sequence MTQIPSGSIRPTDRPARTWSLGETPWQQIPPAGRPRARVIIDNDFAGDPDDLYQLVHHLLSTSVDIRLVVASHLRGDDPFDSSGRSAQNAEAVARDVFARMGLTSTEVIVAGSDDPLPDRSTPQPAPAVDAIIAEARRDDVSSPLFYVAGGGLTDIASAYLTDPRIAERLTLVWIGGAEHEGLAVPPPDPMSVEYNLLIDPVAAQVVFNDSTIPLWQVPRDVYRQCLVSDAELRLRVAAAGPLGRYLYDEVAYVCAMVASHAGGASETYALGDSPLVLLTALQSVFEPDPSSSRYVERPTPALGEDGAYRDAEGGRPMRVYTWVDTRLMFEDMYLKLAEFERWQAAPHVTPGEPGVLS; translated from the coding sequence ATGACGCAGATTCCGAGCGGGAGCATCCGCCCGACCGACCGCCCCGCCCGCACCTGGAGCCTGGGCGAGACGCCGTGGCAGCAGATCCCGCCCGCCGGCCGACCGCGTGCGCGCGTCATCATCGACAACGACTTCGCGGGCGACCCCGACGACCTCTACCAGCTGGTGCATCACCTCCTCTCGACGAGCGTCGACATCCGGCTCGTCGTGGCCTCGCACCTGCGGGGCGACGACCCGTTCGACTCGTCGGGCCGCAGCGCGCAGAACGCCGAAGCCGTCGCCCGTGACGTGTTCGCGCGGATGGGGCTCACGTCCACGGAGGTCATCGTCGCGGGGTCGGACGACCCCCTGCCCGACCGCTCGACCCCGCAGCCCGCGCCGGCCGTCGACGCCATCATCGCCGAGGCCCGGCGCGACGACGTCTCGAGCCCGCTCTTCTACGTCGCCGGCGGCGGCCTGACCGACATCGCCTCGGCGTACCTCACCGACCCGCGGATCGCCGAGCGACTGACGCTCGTGTGGATCGGCGGGGCCGAGCACGAGGGGCTCGCCGTGCCGCCGCCCGACCCCATGTCGGTCGAGTACAACCTGCTCATCGACCCGGTCGCCGCGCAGGTCGTGTTCAACGACTCGACGATCCCGCTCTGGCAGGTTCCGCGCGACGTCTACCGGCAGTGCCTCGTGTCGGATGCCGAGCTGCGACTCCGGGTCGCGGCGGCGGGACCGCTCGGCCGCTATCTGTACGACGAGGTCGCCTACGTGTGCGCCATGGTCGCGTCCCACGCGGGTGGTGCGTCGGAGACCTATGCCCTGGGCGACTCCCCGCTGGTGCTGCTCACCGCGCTGCAGTCGGTGTTCGAGCCGGATCCCTCCTCGAGCCGTTACGTCGAGCGACCGACGCCGGCGCTCGGCGAGGACGGGGCGTACCGCGACGCTGAAGGCGGTCGTCCGATGCGGGTGTACACGTGGGTCGACACGCGGCTGATGTTCGAGGACATGTACCTGAAGCTCGCCGAGTTCGAGCGGTGGCAGGCGGCCCCGCATGTCACCCCGGGGGAGCCCGGGGTGCTCTCATGA